In Xiphophorus maculatus strain JP 163 A chromosome 18, X_maculatus-5.0-male, whole genome shotgun sequence, a single genomic region encodes these proteins:
- the LOC106700102 gene encoding gastrula zinc finger protein XlCGF57.1-like isoform X1, producing MADSSVFYSEVKSILETLIMTAVDVLGVSDKGTDKTRRTLRGQPDVAAMLISEAARKISSIFSQLSSSLLAENRKLNAQLEAELKSAAEGLENARLWRENVLNGGPVLLEQSSTVFPKKPLIRLNKKMDDGNPPAASAEVEDIGETMQMPSSPSAEEDTAEDLAAPKIPELENSESQKTQEAALKPKGKEFVCELCKKRFSRRFHLAKHKNTHKEQRPFACDRCPRKFRTAETLEQHLLRHEEKKHASFQCQRCEKSFKTKMNLKTHQLVHSDLRPFSCGTCGKAFKTKHNLQAHQAVHLAEKPHKCSECGESFRCAVSLQCHRSVHTGEHPFTCTACGKTFSSRRSLRTHQAVHRGKVFTCETCGAGFTLRQNLQRHIRIHTGEKPFACKVCGRPFMQDNKLKAHMLLHGAAKAFMCDLCGKTFLYNCQLKKHQKAAHEKKQASKRRGQERGERRVIYRRDKTMLDMTAFSCGTCRKGFDSAASLQRHELIHAGGAAQYACDQCDKSFFYKATYEYHRRIHSGERPFACDVCGKRFVIRQALKSHRLQHSGEKPHKCKQCGKDFRIYTNYLRHRRVHTGEKPYECEVCGTRFRQLGHVKFHMQVHTGERPYSCSSCGLGFSDSRLLRKHNCSEK from the exons CCGGATGTTGCTGCCATGTTGATCAGCGAGGCAGCCAGGAAGATCAGCAGCATTTTCTCGCAGCTCTCCTCGTCGCTTCTCGCTGAAAACCGCAAACTAAACGCACAGCTGGAGGCCGAACTGAAGAGCGCAGCTGAAGGTTTGGAAAACGCCCGGCTGTGGCGGGAGAACGTGCTGAACGGCGGTCCGGTGCTGCTGGAACAGAGCAGCACGGTGTTCCCCAAGAAGCCGCTTATTAGACTGAACAAAAAGATGGACGATGGAAATCCTCCTGCAGCCTCTGCAGAGGTGGAAG ACATTGGAGAGACGATGCAGATGCCTTCGTCTCCTTCTGCTGAAGAAG acACTGCTGAGGATTTAGCTGCTCCAAAAATCCCTGAACTGGAAAACTCTGAATCCCAGAAGACGCAGGAAGCAGCGCTGAAGCCTAAAGGAAAGGAGTTTGTGTGTGAGCTCTGCAAGAAGAGGTTTAGCCGTCGGTTTCACCTGGCAAAGCACAAGAACACTCACAAGGAGCAGCGGCCGTTCGCCTGCGACCGCTGCCCCAGGAAGTTCAGGACTGCAGAGACTTTGGAGCAACACCTGCTGCGACACGAAGAGAAGAAACACGCTAGCTTCCAGTGCCAGCGCTGTGAGAAGTCGTTCAAGACAAAGATGAATCTGAAGACACATCAGCTGGTCCACTCAGACCTCCGACCGTTTAGCTGCGGGACCTGTGGGAAGGCCTTCAAAACCAAGCACAACCTGCAGGCACATCAGGCGGTACACCTGGCAGAGAAACCACACAAGTGTTCAGAGTGCGGGGAGAGTTTCAGATGCGCCGTCAGCCTGCAGTGCCACCGTAGTGTCCACACTGGTGAGCATCCCTTCACCTGCACAGCATGCGGCAAAACCTTCTCCAGCAGGCGGTCACTCCGGACGCATCAGGCAGTCCACAGGGGGAAGGTGTTCACCTGCGAGACGTGTGGGGCGGGATTCACCCTACGACAGAACCTCCAGAGGCACATCCgcattcacacaggtgagaaaccatTCGCATGCAAGGTATGCGGGAGGCCCTTCATGCAGGACAACAAGCTGAAGGCGCACATGCTGCTCCACGGCGCTGCCAAGGCATTCATGTGCGACCTCTGCGGGAAGACGTTCCTGTACAACTGCCAGCTGAAGAAACATCAGAAAGCCGCACACGAGAAGAAGCAGGCGTCAAAGAGGCGAGGTCAGGAGAGAGGCGAGCGCAGGGTGATCTACCGGCGGGACAAAACCATGCTGGACATGACGGCGTTCAGCTGTGGCACCTGCCGCAAAGGCTTTGACTCAGCTGCTTCGCTGCAGAGGCACGAGCTGATCCATGCTGGCGGCGCCGCACAGTATGCCTGCGACCAATGTGACAAGTCGTTTTTCTACAAAGCCACCTACGAGTACCACCGGAGGATCCACTCCGGGGAGAGGCCGTTTGCGTGCGATGTCTGTGGGAAGCGGTTCGTCATCCGCCAGGCGCTCAAGTCCCACAGGCTGCAGCACTCTGGAGAGAAACCGCACAAGTGCAAGCAGTGCGGCAAGGACTTCCGTATCTACACCAACTACCTGCGACACCGCCGTGTCCACACGGGGGAGAAACCCTATGAGTGCGAGGTGTGTGGGACTCGGTTCCGGCAGCTCGGACATGTCAAGTTCCACATGCAGGTCCACACAGGAGAGAGGCCATActcctgcagcagctgtgggCTCGGCTTTTCAGACTCCAGGTTACTCAGGAAACATAACTGCAGTGAGAaatag
- the LOC106700102 gene encoding gastrula zinc finger protein XlCGF57.1-like isoform X2 has protein sequence MLISEAARKISSIFSQLSSSLLAENRKLNAQLEAELKSAAEGLENARLWRENVLNGGPVLLEQSSTVFPKKPLIRLNKKMDDGNPPAASAEVEDIGETMQMPSSPSAEEDTAEDLAAPKIPELENSESQKTQEAALKPKGKEFVCELCKKRFSRRFHLAKHKNTHKEQRPFACDRCPRKFRTAETLEQHLLRHEEKKHASFQCQRCEKSFKTKMNLKTHQLVHSDLRPFSCGTCGKAFKTKHNLQAHQAVHLAEKPHKCSECGESFRCAVSLQCHRSVHTGEHPFTCTACGKTFSSRRSLRTHQAVHRGKVFTCETCGAGFTLRQNLQRHIRIHTGEKPFACKVCGRPFMQDNKLKAHMLLHGAAKAFMCDLCGKTFLYNCQLKKHQKAAHEKKQASKRRGQERGERRVIYRRDKTMLDMTAFSCGTCRKGFDSAASLQRHELIHAGGAAQYACDQCDKSFFYKATYEYHRRIHSGERPFACDVCGKRFVIRQALKSHRLQHSGEKPHKCKQCGKDFRIYTNYLRHRRVHTGEKPYECEVCGTRFRQLGHVKFHMQVHTGERPYSCSSCGLGFSDSRLLRKHNCSEK, from the exons ATGTTGATCAGCGAGGCAGCCAGGAAGATCAGCAGCATTTTCTCGCAGCTCTCCTCGTCGCTTCTCGCTGAAAACCGCAAACTAAACGCACAGCTGGAGGCCGAACTGAAGAGCGCAGCTGAAGGTTTGGAAAACGCCCGGCTGTGGCGGGAGAACGTGCTGAACGGCGGTCCGGTGCTGCTGGAACAGAGCAGCACGGTGTTCCCCAAGAAGCCGCTTATTAGACTGAACAAAAAGATGGACGATGGAAATCCTCCTGCAGCCTCTGCAGAGGTGGAAG ACATTGGAGAGACGATGCAGATGCCTTCGTCTCCTTCTGCTGAAGAAG acACTGCTGAGGATTTAGCTGCTCCAAAAATCCCTGAACTGGAAAACTCTGAATCCCAGAAGACGCAGGAAGCAGCGCTGAAGCCTAAAGGAAAGGAGTTTGTGTGTGAGCTCTGCAAGAAGAGGTTTAGCCGTCGGTTTCACCTGGCAAAGCACAAGAACACTCACAAGGAGCAGCGGCCGTTCGCCTGCGACCGCTGCCCCAGGAAGTTCAGGACTGCAGAGACTTTGGAGCAACACCTGCTGCGACACGAAGAGAAGAAACACGCTAGCTTCCAGTGCCAGCGCTGTGAGAAGTCGTTCAAGACAAAGATGAATCTGAAGACACATCAGCTGGTCCACTCAGACCTCCGACCGTTTAGCTGCGGGACCTGTGGGAAGGCCTTCAAAACCAAGCACAACCTGCAGGCACATCAGGCGGTACACCTGGCAGAGAAACCACACAAGTGTTCAGAGTGCGGGGAGAGTTTCAGATGCGCCGTCAGCCTGCAGTGCCACCGTAGTGTCCACACTGGTGAGCATCCCTTCACCTGCACAGCATGCGGCAAAACCTTCTCCAGCAGGCGGTCACTCCGGACGCATCAGGCAGTCCACAGGGGGAAGGTGTTCACCTGCGAGACGTGTGGGGCGGGATTCACCCTACGACAGAACCTCCAGAGGCACATCCgcattcacacaggtgagaaaccatTCGCATGCAAGGTATGCGGGAGGCCCTTCATGCAGGACAACAAGCTGAAGGCGCACATGCTGCTCCACGGCGCTGCCAAGGCATTCATGTGCGACCTCTGCGGGAAGACGTTCCTGTACAACTGCCAGCTGAAGAAACATCAGAAAGCCGCACACGAGAAGAAGCAGGCGTCAAAGAGGCGAGGTCAGGAGAGAGGCGAGCGCAGGGTGATCTACCGGCGGGACAAAACCATGCTGGACATGACGGCGTTCAGCTGTGGCACCTGCCGCAAAGGCTTTGACTCAGCTGCTTCGCTGCAGAGGCACGAGCTGATCCATGCTGGCGGCGCCGCACAGTATGCCTGCGACCAATGTGACAAGTCGTTTTTCTACAAAGCCACCTACGAGTACCACCGGAGGATCCACTCCGGGGAGAGGCCGTTTGCGTGCGATGTCTGTGGGAAGCGGTTCGTCATCCGCCAGGCGCTCAAGTCCCACAGGCTGCAGCACTCTGGAGAGAAACCGCACAAGTGCAAGCAGTGCGGCAAGGACTTCCGTATCTACACCAACTACCTGCGACACCGCCGTGTCCACACGGGGGAGAAACCCTATGAGTGCGAGGTGTGTGGGACTCGGTTCCGGCAGCTCGGACATGTCAAGTTCCACATGCAGGTCCACACAGGAGAGAGGCCATActcctgcagcagctgtgggCTCGGCTTTTCAGACTCCAGGTTACTCAGGAAACATAACTGCAGTGAGAaatag
- the LOC102229118 gene encoding insulin-like growth factor-binding protein complex acid labile subunit: MLAALTLASLGLLARASDLCPPACRCFDNLTTADCRDKGLTQIPPLPAGTLKLFILNNKIEEIPENGLNELQVLDLTQNQLSASLNPVWPAMTNLTKLLLRDNDLASLHPAQFLNCPALVFLDLSKNHIKHLTPEFLYGLANLKTLLLSHNQIETLQAEVLDNVVGLTELHLDFNRLREIESSVFRSSAMLKKLDLSNNRIVKVEDGSFRGAAGLKHLDLSGNQLVTIPADSFSSLTELDHLYLTSNNLTDLSDRSLSGLNNLTDLDLSRNQLASLPNEVFKDLAKLRFLDLYRNRLTELPPDVFRSLNNLSDLQLDGNQISTLPPEVFAASHKLQDLLLSQNHILELHPALFANMPSLQNLQLAHNALTLLPEGLFHKLQALKELHLQYNRIAFLHQSVFDGLPKVTRVDLSNNRISSLHSDQFRELSRLKDLKLDGNQLVKLPSNLFTALGKLVTLDLGHNNLSELSSDTFKGLIHLKNLILSFNSLHSVHYNAFQDLGSLHTLLLQNNSLESLTPELFHPLPKLRELNLDGNKLGRLNPRLFQRLKDLQELSLKSNRLLSLETKTLKPLKKLSLIYLSDNMWNCTSVDIFYLCNWVKVNTEKLNDKPVCYFRSESKSPLFLLDHCAAAARCPPSFPLQLLSVLTPSLIAVAHSFL, translated from the exons ATGCTAGCAGCGCTAACTCTGGCCTCTCTGGGCCTCTTGGCGCGGGCGTCGGACCTCTGCCCGCCCGCCTGCCGCTGCTTCGACAACCTGACCACGGCTGACTGCCGGGACAAAGGCCTGACTCAGATACCGCCGCTACCGGCCGGAACGCTGAAGCTCTTCATCTTGAACAACAAGATCGAGGAAATACCCGAGAACGGGCTGAATGAGCTGCAG GTCCTGGACCTGACCCAGAACCAGCTCAGTGCCTCTCTGAACCCGGTTTGGCCCGCTATGACCAACCTGACCAAGCTGCTGCTGCGCGACAACGACCTGGCGTCTCTGCATCCGGCCCAGTTCCTGAACTGCCCCGCCCTCGTCTTCTTGGACCTGAGTAAGAACCACATCAAGCATCTGACGCCGGAGTTCCTCTATGGCTTGGCCAATCTGAAGACGCTGCTCCTGAGCCACAACCAGATCGAAACGCTGCAGGCGGAGGTTCTGGACAACGTCGTCGGCCTCACAGAGCTCCACCTGGACTTCAACAGGTTGAGGGAAATAGAGAGCAGCGTCTTCAGGAGCTCCGCCATGTTGAAGAAGTTGGATTTGTCCAACAACCGGATAGTAAAAGTGGAGGATGGGAGTTTCAGAGGAGCGGCTGGTTTGAAACATCTGGATCTGAGTGGAAACCAGCTGGTCACCATTCCAGCCGATTCCTTCTCCTCTCTGACTGAACTGGATCATCTCTATTTGACGAGCAACAACCTGACGGATCTGTCGGACAGATCGCTGTCTGGACTCAACAACCTGACTGATCTGGATCTGAGTCGGAACCAGCTCGCCTCTCTCCCAAATGAAGTCTTCAAAGACCTGGCCAAGCTCAGGTTTCTGGATCTCTACAGGAACCGACTGACAGAACTCCCACCGGATGTTTTCAGGAGTTTGAACAATCTGTCGGATCTGCAGCTGGACGGAAACCAGATCTCAACGCTGCCGCCGGAGGTTTTCGCCGCGTCGCACAAACTTCAAGACCTGCTGCTGTCTCAAAACCACATCCTGGAGCTCCACCCTGCTCTGTTCGCCAACATGCCGTCTCTGCAGAACCTTCAGCTGGCCCACAACGCCCTGACGCTGCTTCCAGAGGGCCTTTTCCACAAGCTCCAGGCGCTCAAAGAGCTTCACCTGCAATACAACCGCATCGCTTTCCTCCACCAGTCGGTCTTTGACGGTTTACCAAAAGTAACCAGAGTGGATCTCTCCAACAACCGTATTTCATCTCTACACTCAGACCAGTTCAGGGAGCTTTCCAGGTTAAAAGACTTGAAACTGGACGGAAACCAGTTGGTTAAGCTTCCCTCAAATCTTTTCACTGCTCTTGGGAAACTTGTGACGCTGGATCTGGGCCACAATAATCTCTCGGAGTTGTCCTCAGACACTTTCAAAGGGTTGATCCACCTTAAGAACCTGATTCTGAGCTTCAACTCGCTCCACAGCGTCCACTACAACGCCTTCCAGGATCTGGGCAGCCTCCAcacactgctgctgcagaacaACAGCTTGGAGAGTTTAACCCCCGAGCTCTTCCACCCGCTGCCAAAGCTCAGGGAGCTGAACCTGGACGGAAACAAGCTGGGTCGCCTCAATCCTCGTCTCTTTCAGAGGCTTAAAGACCTCCAGGAGCTGAGCCTGAAGTCCAACCGGCTCCTGTCTTTAGAGACCAAGACTCTGAAGCCTCTAAAGAAGCTTTCACTCATCTACCTCTCTGATAACATGTGGAACTGTACAAGTGTTGATATTTTCTACTTGTGCAACTGGGTTAaggtaaatacagaaaaactaaaCGATAAGCCGGTCTGCTACTTCCGGTCCGAATCAAAGTCGCCCCTCTTCTTACTGGATCACTGCGCTGCCGCTGCGCGCTGCCCGCCTTCGTTTCCTCTACAACTGCTGAGCGTCCTGACGccttctctcatcgctgtagcCCACAGCTTCCTCTGA